The DNA sequence GAGTTGCATGGATGACATGGAAAGTTACCCCCATGAAAATACCAGAAATAGGAAGAGAAGACCACCGAGAGAGGCAATATTGTCTGAAGATGGGTCTTATCCCGTCACTCCCGTGAAGGTGGCCTCGGAAAAACGGGCTAGCGTGCTATCAAACACGGATCTAACTGCCTTTACGGTGGTAtttgtgacgaacccctgtacagaacctctgaaagggatacgggttgaaggtaacttctgacaattggtccggtgcagctaaacagtgcacaacaagatgtctcaatgtaaacacaagataccgtgaatacaatctgttattgcatactgcggaactatcttcaagctatctagttcctccgtatatatatatctgtGGATCACCTGGATCATGTCCCCTAATAGTGATCTGGatcacatcctcctcctgagGCTCACTATGCTCACCGTGATCCTACCGTAACCGGATTGACGTAAAAAAACCGAATCCCATTGGCCGAACTGAAATCGATCGAGTTGGATGGTGTGGCGTTCGGTCCAGCGCCTTACAAGGCGTGCCTGAAATTGTGTAGCTGTTGTGGCTGCCGTGGCTGCATGGTTAGCCTGGtgccttttccctctcgtTCGTCTCATGGTCTGAAAAAGCTCGAATGCTCAGGCGCGTGTCAAGTCGAGTTTGGCAGATTGTCGATCATATTGTTTGTGGATTGTCGTTCGTAAGTGTGACGTCATATGCAAGCCGAAGAAAtttgtcgttgttggtgctCCTCAGTCACAaagttgatgttgctgatggATCTTGATCGATTTACACATGCTCGCCTTACCATCGGGAAATTGTCAACTGCAAAGTGGGGGTTGCTGATCGCAGTGGGAGGTGATCGACATGTGGAAAGTCAGGAACcaacaaccctaacccctcTCTTGGCGCAGTTGGCGGAGGCCGACGAGATGGCATTAAGCACAACAGAAAGCTTTGACCAAACAATCCTCAAAGCTTGATACAAACTCGCCGATATTGGTATTCAACAAGTCACCTTCCTGATGCCGTGGTGAGATGTCAACACCTTCCAGAGCTGGCCTTTTGAGGTTGCTTCCCAGTTGTTGAACGCATGGACCAGGCGCCGAGTGACGATAGCGCGCACCACCTTCCCCGTTTGGATCATGGTAGGTAACTTTATTTGAACAAGACGTGATCTTGCTCGTCGCCTACCCTCTAGGTTCTCTTGGACCCCTCCTTTGATGTCTGTGGCTTGTCTGTAATGACgggtttctttttgttggcATTATATTATCTTGGGTCCCCGCTACTAACGTCGTGTCTCTGTATCGCGTCCCATCGTCAGCTTGCTCACCTTATTACCGACAGATGCCCACTGCCCAGCCACAGTTGCTCCGAACCAACACTTTACTGAACCAGCCTCGAAGCCTGATTATCCGAAGTTTGTGCTGAACCGGATGctgtgttgatgatgccTCCAGCCAATGGCAGATCAGCAGACCAAGACACgcttccacatcctcctgCTCAATCGCTCGATCGCTGACCAACGACATTTTTCGCTGACGAACTTCGGTTGATACGGCCATCGCTACAGAGCCGAACTTTTGTTGAAGCTGGCAAGTCGCCCCGGTACAGCTCGCAAGCTCTGGCAGATGCTGTGCCCAGCCAGAGAGgcaatcaccacccctcgCGACGTGGCGGCCCTTCGACTGCCATCATCGCGCCATGTATCTCGGGACATATTGACCCAGTATCGACGGGGAATGCGTTGTGCCTCGTTGAGCAGTTTGAACGGAGTCTTCGGCCGGTCGCCTGAGCGAGTCGAGTCTTTCTGCGGCACCCGATACGACGACCTGTGATGGGACAAGAGTCAGCAATATACCGGATAATGGCCTCCTCGTCTCTGCCTCCCACGTTCCTTAACTGGTACCTATCCTCAGAAGCCTTGGTTATTGTACAGCATTTCGCTTTTGGTCGAGGCTATTTTTAGTTTGTTGTCCCGATCGGAGACATTTGCCGCACCGGCAGAATGCGACGACCACCGTGAGAACAGCAAATCCGGGTCCGACAGGAtacccagcaccagcaccagcaccaacaagCAGCATGCAATACCATGGTATTAGACGACTCAATCAGATGGGAAAGTGACTTACAGATGATCAAGCCGACTTGCTCAACACTCTAGCTCAAGCTGTTGGCTGTGGAACCGCCCATTTGCTCGTGGCCCCCGAAGTGGTATTGCCTACCACCCGGGGGGAAGAGTCTTATTTTCGGATACGGCTTGGAAAAATGCACCGGCTGGACCCGACATTCTGTCACTTGCCACACACTGCAGCAATGGGTAGCTTTTTGCAAAGAGATTCACAGCAATCACGATGGGGCATCCGGAATTGTTTCGGAAAGGCTTGATTGACTCATGCTAGAcaagagaggaaaagagaaagaccACACAAGAAAAGCCAACAGAAGAGAAAACGAGAAATTCCGGATCTGAGCCAAGTTCCTCGGTCAGGGTATCCGTGGCAGGCACTCAACCATGCTGGCCCCACGTCCTGCCGCCTTCCAAGGTCCCCGAGCCCGCATCCCTTTTGGTTTCCACACCCGCCATTTCCGCAAAGTCCTTTTCCGTGTtcggaggaagaaaaaagaagaccaAGCCAGCCTAAACCCCTGGGCCCAATGCTGTGGTAGATGGAAAAGCCATCTATTTGCAGGTGCGCCAGGCGATGTTGACCTGCTGGGTGAAGGCAACGGTGGCGTCGTCGTTGGTGATCTCGCCGATGGCAGtgcggttgctgctggtgagggCGATGCGGTTGTTGACATTGAGGATGCCGCTGGCGCCGCAGGGCGAGTAGATGTagctggcggtggggatgcgGTCGGCCTTGGTGTAGACCTGGCCAGACTCCCAGATGCCGCCGCCTGTGATGGAggtctgggtggtggtggtggcgctggCGTCCTGGCTGAAGTAGTAGGTGCTGTAAAAAGTGCCGGTGACGCCCTTCTCGAGCTGAGCGTAGCCGTGGTAGGTGGACTCGACAACGGCGAACTGGAAGCCGCTGGGGTACTGTGTAGGGAGTGCGTGTTAGCCTTGGCCTTTGTCTCATTGACATTCACAGGAATGGGGGCATGCACAGGCTCTACCTTTAGGGAGAGATGGAGCTGGCAGTTCTTGGTCTTAGCAGTGGGGTCATAGCCGGGGCCGATGTAGGTCTGGAAGCGGTCGAAACCGAAGGTGACAACCTGTTGATGGGTTAGCATCTGCTGTCCTGCTTTTCTGTCTTGCCGCCTTGCTTCTAGCTTACAGTCTTATCGggagagatggaggtggaaaCGGAGCCCTGGGGGCAGCCGTTGCCAGAGAAGCTGGCCTTGTCGATCTGGATCTGCTTCGGGTCGGGGGCGTTGGCCCAGCCGTCGTTTCCGACGACCTGAGCAACGGGGCTGGCGGCAGCGAgagcggggaggaggaaagcgACGGCCTTCATTTTGATGATTGGGTTGCTGAAAAAGCTGGTTGGAAACCGAAGATAAAGATGGTGCGGGCGGTGATCGGAAGATCTGAAGGCTGGAGGATGCTGAAGGCTTGAAGGCTGATGAGTTGATGAGGAAAAGAGGTCGATATCGTCGAGGAAGGGCTCGATACTTATACTCGTCTCTCGGGCTCGAACGTCCCTCTTTCTCGTGATGACTTCACATTATCCGAGGAACAAACTCCATATTCCCGGCCGCGGACGGGAAAGACGTTTCTCGTTCGAGCGAGACCCGCTTGACATCGTCGGTTTGGTGTTGTTAATTTGGTCCCCAGATTGTGCAGCCGTCTCCCAGACCCCAGCTTCTTCGCGGTTCTCCGAGTCCTTCTCCCCGTTTGGAACTTGGAGTAGTTTGCATCCGGATGTAAACATTGTCTGTCCATGGCGTTCGAGGCCAAGGTGGGTCTTCGTTTCCGAGGTTCTCGCGTGCCTCCAGCACCACAGTCGCAGCAGCCAAATTTACGGATGAAGTGAGGATAAATGAACTACAAATTAAGACGGGACGTCGAGCTCTTATGGCTCGCTTCACCAAGGTACATGACCCTTACCAGAGCCGCACGAAGACCCAGTCCGATGCGTTCGCGTTACTCGATTTGTTGACGCTTCTATCTACTCTAGATGTCATTGTGGATATTCCAGTAACCATAATTCTTTTTATAGAAGCCACTCTCCAGATTTCGACAAACTCGACACTGCGAACGTCCAATTCAGGCCGTCGCTGGCAATATCGGCTTAACATGCGGTGAGGACCGTGTCACATTGCGACATGCACTCGAGAAACTGGCCACGACAACCAGGAATCATGGCTGTCTTGATGTTGTAGACATGTTGTTCTCCAAGTCACCCCTAGTCTACGAAGCTCAGATCCACGATGATGCAACAAGCAAATTCTGTTGCACTCCCCGATCAGCAAGACAACCTGAAGACAAAACAATGGACGAATCCCGAGAACCGCGGCCCGGGATACTGGCAAGGGCCACACCTGTTGAGATCTCCCACTCCGCTGGCAGCGCTGATCTTGTAACACGACGAGGCGCACCACTGGAAACTTGCACCAGAAGCCAGTGCTACCCAACAGACATGACACTTGTCGCCATTGCTATTTTTGTGGCATGTTCAGGGGTCATTAATTAAGCTTAATTGAGGGACCCACCCTTTGTTCCCGGACGGGGCCATCGCGGACCTGGGTCGTGGCGTGGTGGTTGCATCTCGCTGCTATCGGGGATAGCGACTCGAGAGACGTTGACGTTGCGTCGGTGGTCAGCTGACCACCACATTGCCCGCCAGACGGAGTCCTCTGGCGATGCACCGC is a window from the Podospora pseudocomata strain CBS 415.72m chromosome 6, whole genome shotgun sequence genome containing:
- a CDS encoding hypothetical protein (EggNog:ENOG503NYG9; COG:S) → MKAVAFLLPALAAASPVAQVVGNDGWANAPDPKQIQIDKASFSGNGCPQGSVSTSISPDKTVVTFGFDRFQTYIGPGYDPTAKTKNCQLHLSLKYPSGFQFAVVESTYHGYAQLEKGVTGTFYSTYYFSQDASATTTTQTSITGGGIWESGQVYTKADRIPTASYIYSPCGASGILNVNNRIALTSSNRTAIGEITNDDATVAFTQQVNIAWRTCK